A genomic stretch from Luteolibacter flavescens includes:
- a CDS encoding L,D-transpeptidase family protein, protein MKKLLSRLVRWMAVAVPLALANCTHVPELGALADQGGTSQRRIVVSLGEQKARLYHQGKLVAVSPISSGREGKRSPVGRFSVIEKDIDHRSSLYGNYVRNGKVVKENIDIRKGGRPPGSKFEGVPMPYFLRFSGAYGLHEGNLPGYPASSGCIRLPKRQAKRFYDAVRLGTPVIVQR, encoded by the coding sequence ATGAAAAAGCTCCTGTCCCGCCTCGTCCGTTGGATGGCCGTCGCCGTCCCGCTCGCCCTCGCCAACTGCACCCACGTCCCGGAACTCGGCGCGCTCGCCGACCAAGGCGGGACCAGCCAGCGACGCATCGTCGTGAGCCTCGGCGAGCAAAAGGCGCGTCTCTATCATCAGGGCAAGCTGGTCGCCGTCTCGCCGATCTCCTCGGGCCGCGAGGGCAAGCGCTCACCCGTCGGCCGCTTCTCCGTGATCGAAAAGGACATCGACCATCGCTCCTCCCTCTATGGGAATTACGTCCGCAATGGCAAGGTGGTGAAGGAGAACATCGACATCCGCAAGGGAGGCCGCCCGCCCGGCTCGAAGTTCGAGGGCGTGCCCATGCCCTACTTCCTCCGCTTCAGCGGAGCCTACGGGCTGCACGAGGGGAACCTGCCCGGCTACCCCGCATCCAGCGGCTGCATCCGCCTGCCGAAGCGCCAGGCCAAGCGCTTCTACGACGCCGTCCGCCTCGGCACGCCGGTGATCGTGCAACGGTGA
- a CDS encoding MotA/TolQ/ExbB proton channel family protein yields the protein MSFSLFLAATATTADAAEKSAVEKLWQFFADGGYCMILLLLCSFVMVASIFFKILSLRRSLIVPAGLEKKLREYEHHHEASPGLFDEIKEGRTPLARLCGVALRHRGETREQITDAVQASAREEVLRLHAGMSSIDVIVSLAPLLGLLGMASGLVVMFGGLGESPDPTLVSRGISEALNTTVFGLGLAVPAIVAHAIFLRRIDMFVARLEGLLAGFARTCEKAPSSTARPSSMPAAQAHA from the coding sequence ATGTCCTTTTCCTTGTTCCTCGCCGCCACTGCCACCACCGCCGACGCTGCGGAAAAGAGTGCCGTGGAGAAGCTCTGGCAGTTCTTCGCCGATGGCGGCTACTGCATGATCCTGCTGCTGCTATGCTCCTTCGTCATGGTGGCTTCGATTTTCTTCAAGATCCTCTCGCTGCGCCGCTCGCTCATCGTGCCCGCCGGGCTGGAGAAGAAGCTGCGCGAGTACGAGCATCACCACGAGGCGAGCCCCGGGCTCTTCGATGAGATCAAGGAGGGCCGCACGCCGCTGGCCCGTCTTTGCGGAGTCGCCCTCCGCCATCGCGGCGAGACCCGCGAGCAGATCACGGATGCCGTCCAGGCGTCCGCCCGCGAGGAGGTGCTGCGGCTGCATGCGGGCATGTCTTCCATCGACGTGATTGTCAGCCTGGCCCCGCTGCTGGGTCTCCTCGGCATGGCGAGCGGTCTGGTCGTCATGTTCGGCGGTCTCGGCGAAAGCCCGGATCCCACGCTGGTCTCGCGCGGCATCAGCGAGGCGCTGAATACCACGGTCTTCGGCCTCGGCCTGGCGGTCCCGGCCATCGTCGCCCACGCGATTTTCCTCCGCCGCATCGACATGTTCGTGGCCCGTCTGGAGGGCCTGCTCGCAGGCTTCGCCCGCACTTGTGAGAAGGCCCCGTCCTCGACGGCCCGCCCGTCCTCGATGCCCGCCGCGCAAGCCCACGCCTGA
- a CDS encoding VOC family protein — protein MARTSTYLNFPRNTEEAFRFYQSVFQTELGEIHRMGSVPPNPEQPLAEEDKDLVLHVELPILGGHVLMGTDAPESMGFNCKPGTNVYLNLEPDTREEADRLFSALTEGGKVEMPLQDMFWGAYFGSLTDRFGVQWMVNCATPA, from the coding sequence ATGGCACGTACCAGCACCTATCTGAATTTCCCCCGCAACACGGAGGAAGCCTTCCGCTTCTACCAGTCCGTCTTCCAGACGGAGCTGGGCGAGATCCATCGCATGGGCAGCGTGCCGCCGAATCCGGAGCAGCCGTTGGCGGAGGAGGACAAGGATCTGGTGCTGCACGTCGAGCTACCGATCCTGGGCGGGCACGTCCTGATGGGCACCGATGCGCCGGAGTCGATGGGCTTCAACTGCAAGCCGGGGACCAATGTCTATCTCAACCTGGAGCCGGACACGCGTGAGGAAGCGGACCGGCTTTTCAGCGCGCTCACCGAGGGAGGCAAGGTCGAGATGCCGCTGCAAGACATGTTCTGGGGTGCTTACTTCGGCTCGCTCACCGATCGCTTCGGCGTGCAGTGGATGGTGAACTGCGCGACTCCGGCTTGA
- the pgsA gene encoding CDP-diacylglycerol--glycerol-3-phosphate 3-phosphatidyltransferase, with the protein MNLPNAITLSRLFLTAVFVIAVGFPGSTGHIIALVTFSVAAATDWLDGYLARKLGLVTPLGKLLDPLADKILVCAAFVYFSAQPVGGYHCPVWVTALIIAREFLVTGLRQIAVEAGQVLAADKLGKWKTTFQLTYCINGLVWLTFRGSDGGLSGMLANLSKPTGWLMHVSLWTAVALTLISGWNYVWSSRGLLKAK; encoded by the coding sequence GTGAACCTGCCCAATGCGATCACCCTGTCCCGCCTTTTCCTGACGGCAGTCTTCGTGATTGCCGTGGGCTTCCCGGGCTCCACAGGCCACATCATCGCACTGGTCACCTTCTCCGTCGCCGCCGCCACGGACTGGCTGGATGGCTACCTCGCGCGGAAGCTCGGCCTGGTCACGCCGCTGGGAAAACTGCTCGACCCGCTGGCGGACAAGATCCTGGTGTGCGCGGCCTTCGTGTATTTTTCAGCCCAACCGGTAGGCGGCTACCACTGCCCGGTGTGGGTCACGGCGCTGATCATCGCGCGTGAATTCCTCGTCACCGGGCTGCGCCAGATCGCCGTGGAAGCAGGGCAAGTGCTGGCCGCGGACAAGCTGGGGAAATGGAAGACCACCTTCCAGCTCACCTACTGCATCAATGGCCTCGTGTGGCTCACCTTCCGCGGCAGCGATGGCGGCCTCTCCGGGATGCTGGCTAACCTGTCAAAGCCGACCGGCTGGCTGATGCACGTGTCCCTCTGGACCGCAGTGGCGCTGACGCTGATCTCCGGCTGGAACTACGTCTGGAGCAGCCGCGGCCTGCTGAAGGCGAAGTAA
- the def gene encoding peptide deformylase has translation MILDIVQYGHPVLRERCKPVEKVDDDLRKLAADMLETMYHANGVGLAAPQIGLAIRLAVVDVAHDPECITFLKVAGEDAPLESIMPLTFINPELEFTGPKEKDTEGCLSIHDVRADVSRPSALKAKLPQLDGTVLEIETDGLLARAIQHETDHLNGILFIDRVAPATKISLRRKLRRLAADE, from the coding sequence ATGATCCTCGATATCGTCCAATACGGGCATCCCGTCCTCCGCGAACGCTGCAAGCCTGTCGAAAAGGTCGATGACGACCTGCGCAAGCTCGCCGCCGACATGCTCGAAACCATGTACCACGCCAATGGCGTCGGGCTGGCCGCGCCGCAGATCGGCCTCGCCATCCGCCTCGCCGTCGTCGATGTGGCGCATGATCCCGAGTGTATCACCTTCCTGAAGGTCGCCGGGGAAGACGCTCCGCTGGAGTCCATCATGCCGCTGACCTTCATCAATCCCGAGCTGGAATTCACCGGCCCGAAGGAGAAGGACACCGAGGGCTGCCTGAGCATCCATGACGTGCGCGCCGACGTCAGCCGGCCCTCCGCGCTGAAGGCGAAGCTGCCACAACTCGACGGCACCGTGCTGGAGATAGAGACCGACGGCCTGCTCGCCCGCGCGATCCAGCATGAGACGGATCATCTCAATGGTATCCTTTTCATCGACCGCGTGGCCCCTGCCACGAAGATCAGCCTGCGCCGGAAGTTGAGGCGTCTCGCTGCGGACGAATGA
- a CDS encoding DUF7133 domain-containing protein: protein MIRYLSYFALLGAASAATFTIERMPNPAGVDPQVGGVDVLPDGKVAVVFHRGEAMIFDPVAKTWSKFAEGLQEPLGVIAESASSWLVMQRAELTRLKDTDGDGQADDYETVFDGFGMTGNYHEFAFGPAKGPDGSIYIALNVASNGAGIREEIRGEWSKAGDLDFQQMIHDDQWGKRSEKAGRMYSRVPWRGWVLKLSPDGKTMTPYASGFRSPDGIGVDADGHVLVTDNQGDWRGTSPLHALKPGGFHGHPASLVWQEGWDQGDPRKLPVAKLDAMRVKESGQFAQGELANSPTQPIVFPETWGPYARQVLIGEMNQNRMVRFLPDDVNGFRQGSLLPIFDETDLGNGNHRLAFAKDGTLWVGKTHLSWAGAEGLVKVTPTGLSDVFIVTGVKLEKTADGYAFRVSFNRPLPSVNSIRINRFSYRYHEEYGSPKVDEAKVEITSREKIGDGSEWRLAVTPRLGALHRLDFSGLRSEDGVHLEGKTAYYQASELLK from the coding sequence ATGATACGATACCTCTCGTACTTCGCGCTGCTCGGCGCCGCATCCGCCGCGACCTTCACCATCGAGCGCATGCCAAATCCCGCGGGCGTGGACCCGCAGGTCGGCGGCGTGGACGTGCTGCCGGATGGGAAGGTGGCGGTGGTCTTCCACCGCGGTGAAGCCATGATCTTCGACCCCGTGGCGAAGACCTGGAGCAAGTTCGCCGAGGGCCTGCAGGAGCCGCTCGGTGTCATCGCCGAGTCGGCATCGTCATGGCTCGTCATGCAGCGAGCGGAGCTGACCCGCCTGAAGGACACCGATGGCGACGGCCAGGCGGACGACTACGAGACCGTCTTCGACGGCTTCGGCATGACGGGGAACTACCATGAGTTCGCCTTCGGTCCGGCGAAGGGCCCGGACGGCTCGATCTACATCGCGCTGAATGTCGCGTCGAATGGTGCCGGCATCCGCGAGGAAATCCGCGGCGAATGGTCGAAGGCGGGCGACCTCGATTTCCAGCAGATGATCCACGACGACCAGTGGGGCAAGCGCTCCGAAAAAGCGGGCCGCATGTACTCGCGCGTCCCGTGGCGCGGCTGGGTGCTGAAGCTCTCGCCGGATGGCAAGACGATGACGCCCTACGCCTCCGGCTTCCGCTCGCCGGATGGCATCGGCGTGGATGCGGACGGTCACGTGCTGGTCACGGATAACCAGGGCGACTGGCGCGGCACCTCGCCGCTGCACGCCCTGAAGCCCGGTGGCTTCCACGGCCACCCTGCCTCGCTCGTCTGGCAGGAAGGCTGGGACCAGGGTGACCCGCGCAAGCTCCCGGTGGCGAAGCTGGACGCGATGCGTGTGAAGGAGAGCGGCCAATTCGCCCAAGGCGAGCTGGCGAACTCGCCGACCCAGCCCATCGTCTTCCCGGAGACCTGGGGTCCCTATGCCCGGCAGGTCCTGATCGGCGAGATGAACCAGAACCGCATGGTGCGCTTCCTGCCGGATGATGTGAATGGCTTCCGCCAGGGCTCGCTGCTGCCGATCTTCGACGAGACCGACCTCGGCAATGGCAACCATCGCCTCGCCTTCGCGAAGGACGGCACGCTGTGGGTCGGCAAGACCCACCTCTCGTGGGCCGGTGCGGAGGGACTCGTGAAGGTGACACCGACCGGGCTCTCCGACGTTTTCATCGTCACCGGTGTGAAGCTGGAGAAGACCGCCGACGGATACGCCTTCCGCGTTTCATTCAACCGGCCCCTGCCATCGGTGAATTCCATCCGCATCAATCGCTTCAGCTACCGTTACCACGAGGAGTACGGATCGCCGAAGGTGGATGAAGCGAAGGTGGAGATCACCAGCCGGGAAAAGATAGGCGATGGCAGCGAATGGCGGCTCGCGGTGACGCCCCGGCTTGGCGCGCTGCATCGCCTCGATTTCTCCGGGCTGAGATCGGAGGATGGCGTCCATCTGGAAGGCAAGACCGCCTACTATCAGGCGAGCGAATTGCTGAAATAG
- a CDS encoding cytochrome c, whose product MKPLYLLLATAALAAADPPAQVFQMNCSACHMVDQMVVGPSLVEIAGIYRNDPDGFVKWCVAPQHKRPGVIEMPSMAHLGEPVLRDIHKYIIAEAAGKKEQKKAEGDPFAVPDAQVKRPQVQRIFLPDASPAAIAVALPGDLSFCFDASECRLRYVWKGGFIDGWSYWKGNGSSLAKLGGEVVYKEASYPVITAGSAGNMMKPKFLGYRIGKDGIPTFRYQVAGAGFSETIRPLPSGDGIVREFTSDAGTLLVSSSDGAAIDSSTGETREKSADTGFTVQSEQNKPFALTYRW is encoded by the coding sequence ATGAAACCGCTGTACCTCCTCCTTGCCACCGCGGCGCTCGCGGCGGCCGATCCCCCGGCACAGGTCTTCCAGATGAATTGCTCCGCCTGTCACATGGTGGACCAGATGGTAGTAGGCCCGTCGCTGGTGGAAATCGCCGGCATCTACCGGAATGACCCCGATGGCTTCGTGAAGTGGTGCGTCGCGCCGCAGCACAAGCGCCCGGGCGTGATCGAGATGCCCTCGATGGCCCATCTCGGCGAGCCGGTGCTGCGCGACATCCACAAGTACATCATCGCCGAGGCCGCGGGGAAGAAGGAGCAGAAGAAGGCCGAGGGCGACCCCTTCGCCGTGCCGGATGCGCAGGTGAAGCGGCCCCAGGTCCAGCGCATCTTCCTGCCGGATGCCTCGCCCGCGGCGATCGCGGTGGCACTGCCCGGCGATCTCTCGTTTTGCTTCGATGCCTCCGAGTGCCGCCTCCGCTACGTGTGGAAGGGCGGCTTCATCGACGGCTGGTCGTATTGGAAGGGGAATGGCAGCTCGCTCGCGAAGCTCGGCGGCGAGGTCGTTTACAAGGAGGCTTCCTATCCGGTCATCACGGCAGGCAGCGCCGGGAACATGATGAAGCCGAAGTTCCTCGGCTACCGCATCGGCAAGGACGGCATCCCCACCTTCCGCTACCAGGTAGCGGGCGCGGGCTTCTCCGAGACGATCCGGCCTTTGCCTTCCGGCGACGGCATTGTCCGCGAGTTCACCTCGGATGCCGGAACCTTGCTGGTCTCGTCCTCTGATGGAGCAGCCATCGACTCGAGCACGGGCGAGACCCGTGAAAAGTCCGCCGATACCGGCTTCACCGTGCAGTCGGAGCAGAACAAGCCTTTCGCCCTCACCTACCGCTGGTAA
- a CDS encoding ExbD/TolR family protein, with the protein MRFEQPVRKSRGVPVVPMIDLLFVILIFLVVSTTFKKPRSVLPIELPTLKEITGSEVVDSRSVLSLDKEGKITLDAVAVPDVLLLDSYLKAFTKENPGRKLELEADKQVPLEKLLGVWDALTRAGIAIKDVPARIRLPQDAESPSQ; encoded by the coding sequence ATGCGATTCGAACAGCCCGTCCGCAAGTCCCGTGGGGTCCCGGTGGTCCCCATGATCGACCTGCTTTTCGTCATCCTCATCTTCCTGGTGGTCTCGACCACCTTCAAGAAGCCGCGCAGCGTGCTCCCCATCGAGCTGCCCACCTTGAAGGAGATCACCGGCTCCGAGGTCGTGGATTCCCGCTCCGTCCTCTCGCTCGACAAGGAAGGGAAGATCACCCTCGACGCCGTGGCCGTGCCGGACGTGCTGCTGCTGGACTCCTACCTGAAGGCCTTCACGAAGGAGAATCCCGGCCGCAAGCTGGAGCTGGAGGCGGACAAGCAGGTGCCACTGGAGAAATTGCTCGGCGTGTGGGACGCGTTGACCCGCGCGGGCATCGCGATTAAGGACGTGCCCGCCCGCATCCGCCTGCCGCAGGATGCGGAGAGTCCCTCGCAATGA
- the gnd gene encoding decarboxylating NADP(+)-dependent phosphogluconate dehydrogenase produces MSNSDFGLIGLAVMGQNLVLNVESRGFQVSVYNRTTSVTEEFVAAHPDKKLVGAKSLEEFVQSLASPRKVMIMVKAGGPVDAVIESLIPLLDKGDIIIDGGNSLYTDTERRDQWLGDLGFRFIGAGVSGGEEGARKGPSIMPGGPASTWDVMKPIFESISAKVEGEPCVIHIGPGGAGHYVKMIHNGIEYGDMQLICEAYNIFKAAGFTPAELATVFTDWNNGDLESYLIQITSKIFEQVDPETGVALVDLILDTAGQKGTGKWTIMNAVENAVVISTINAAVEARILSSMKDARVAASAKLEGPKAEISADKAELVKKVHDALFASKIISYAQGLDLITAMGKEKNWGLDLGKIAAIWRGGCIIRARFLNDITNAYRSDPALSNLMLAPFFTNLLNEFQQNWREVIATATLAGIPVPAFSASLGYYDSYRSAVLPANLLQAQRDFFGAHTYERTDKPRGEFFHTEWPEVIG; encoded by the coding sequence ATGAGTAACAGCGATTTCGGCCTTATTGGCCTGGCCGTGATGGGCCAGAACCTCGTCCTCAACGTGGAGTCCCGCGGCTTCCAGGTGTCCGTTTACAACCGCACGACCTCCGTCACCGAGGAGTTCGTGGCTGCCCACCCAGACAAGAAGCTCGTCGGCGCGAAGTCCTTGGAGGAGTTCGTCCAGTCGCTCGCTTCCCCGCGCAAGGTCATGATCATGGTGAAGGCCGGCGGCCCCGTGGACGCGGTCATCGAGTCCCTGATCCCGCTGCTCGACAAGGGCGACATCATCATCGACGGCGGCAACTCGCTCTACACCGACACCGAGCGCCGCGACCAGTGGCTCGGCGACCTCGGCTTCCGCTTCATCGGTGCCGGTGTCTCCGGTGGTGAAGAAGGCGCCCGCAAGGGCCCGTCCATCATGCCCGGCGGCCCTGCCTCCACGTGGGACGTGATGAAGCCGATCTTCGAAAGCATCTCCGCGAAGGTGGAGGGCGAGCCCTGCGTCATCCACATCGGCCCCGGCGGTGCCGGCCACTATGTGAAGATGATCCACAACGGCATCGAGTACGGCGACATGCAGCTCATCTGCGAAGCCTACAACATTTTCAAGGCCGCGGGCTTCACCCCGGCCGAGCTCGCCACCGTCTTCACCGACTGGAACAACGGCGACCTCGAGAGCTACCTCATCCAGATCACCTCGAAGATCTTCGAACAGGTCGATCCCGAGACCGGCGTGGCACTCGTGGACCTGATCCTCGACACCGCCGGCCAGAAGGGCACCGGCAAGTGGACCATCATGAACGCGGTGGAAAACGCCGTGGTGATCTCCACCATCAATGCCGCCGTGGAAGCGCGTATCCTCTCCTCGATGAAGGACGCCCGCGTCGCCGCCTCCGCGAAGCTCGAAGGCCCGAAGGCCGAGATCTCCGCCGACAAGGCCGAGCTGGTGAAGAAGGTGCACGACGCGCTCTTCGCCTCGAAGATCATCTCCTACGCGCAGGGCCTCGACCTCATCACCGCCATGGGCAAGGAGAAAAACTGGGGTCTCGACCTCGGCAAGATCGCCGCCATCTGGCGTGGCGGTTGCATCATCCGCGCACGCTTCCTGAACGACATCACGAACGCCTACCGCTCGGATCCGGCGCTGAGCAACCTGATGCTCGCCCCGTTCTTCACGAACCTGCTCAACGAATTCCAGCAGAACTGGCGCGAGGTCATCGCCACCGCCACGCTCGCCGGCATCCCGGTGCCCGCATTCTCCGCCTCCCTCGGCTACTACGACAGCTATCGTAGCGCCGTGCTGCCGGCGAACCTGCTCCAGGCACAGCGCGACTTCTTCGGCGCGCACACCTACGAGCGCACGGACAAGCCGCGCGGCGAGTTCTTCCACACCGAGTGGCCGGAAGTCATCGGCTGA
- a CDS encoding DUF3472 domain-containing protein gives MHLPVQIRPWLLIAGLATLPLHAQEKAAASWTVPLGGNAYVTAGEAGQGGRGGPRWDSPDTVRSIYFRVDRPAELRLALKASVPQGGSKVRATVAGKSFEADLKGSGEFPLGTVKVTEAGYVRVDLQGVKKSGPVFAEATDLLVTSETPEVAVAFVKDNEDNRFYWGRRGPSVHLTYRLPEDKTIEWFYNEVTVPEGKDPIGSYFMANGFGEGYFGIQVNGPEERRVLFSVWSPYSTDRPSEIPEDQRIVLLAKGEGVHGGEFGGEGSGGQSYLRYPWKAGTTYRFLNRAKPDGKGHTVYTAWFFAPEAGEWKIIASFKRPKTDKHLTGAHSFLENFSDRNGWQYREAHYGNQWARDTEGKWHSLTEARFTGDDIARRGYRLDYGGGVTGDEFFMRNGGYFVDTVKLDSRFKRPANGKSEPAVDLEKLEGLTSGLE, from the coding sequence ATGCATTTGCCTGTCCAGATCCGCCCGTGGCTTCTCATCGCCGGTCTCGCCACCCTGCCGCTGCATGCCCAGGAAAAGGCGGCGGCAAGCTGGACGGTGCCTCTTGGCGGGAATGCCTACGTCACCGCCGGCGAGGCAGGACAGGGTGGTCGGGGCGGCCCGCGCTGGGACAGCCCGGATACGGTGCGCTCGATCTACTTCCGCGTGGACCGACCCGCCGAGCTGCGGCTCGCGCTGAAAGCCAGCGTACCGCAGGGTGGGTCGAAGGTTCGCGCGACAGTCGCGGGAAAGAGCTTCGAGGCCGATCTCAAGGGCAGCGGCGAATTCCCCCTCGGCACGGTGAAGGTGACGGAGGCGGGCTATGTGCGCGTCGATTTGCAGGGCGTGAAAAAGAGCGGCCCTGTCTTCGCGGAAGCCACCGACCTGCTCGTTACCTCGGAGACGCCGGAAGTCGCCGTGGCATTTGTGAAGGACAATGAGGACAACCGTTTCTACTGGGGCCGCCGCGGTCCCTCGGTCCACCTGACCTACCGCCTGCCCGAGGACAAGACCATCGAGTGGTTTTACAACGAGGTGACGGTGCCGGAAGGCAAGGACCCGATCGGCTCCTACTTCATGGCGAATGGATTTGGAGAAGGCTACTTCGGCATCCAGGTGAACGGCCCGGAGGAGCGCCGCGTGCTCTTCTCGGTGTGGAGTCCGTATTCCACGGATCGACCGAGCGAGATCCCGGAGGACCAGCGCATCGTCCTGCTCGCAAAGGGCGAGGGCGTCCATGGCGGGGAATTCGGCGGCGAGGGCTCGGGTGGCCAGAGCTACCTGCGCTACCCGTGGAAGGCGGGGACCACGTATCGCTTCCTCAATCGCGCGAAGCCGGACGGCAAGGGTCACACGGTCTATACCGCGTGGTTTTTTGCCCCGGAGGCGGGCGAATGGAAGATCATCGCGAGCTTCAAGCGCCCGAAGACCGACAAGCATCTCACCGGCGCGCACTCCTTCCTGGAGAACTTCTCGGACCGCAATGGCTGGCAGTACCGCGAGGCGCACTATGGCAACCAGTGGGCACGCGATACCGAGGGCAAGTGGCACTCGCTCACCGAGGCCCGCTTCACCGGTGATGACATCGCGCGCCGCGGCTATCGCCTCGACTACGGCGGTGGCGTCACGGGCGACGAGTTCTTCATGCGGAACGGTGGCTACTTCGTCGATACCGTGAAGCTCGACAGCAGGTTCAAGCGCCCCGCGAATGGCAAGAGCGAGCCCGCGGTCGATCTCGAGAAGCTCGAAGGCCTGACCAGCGGGCTGGAGTGA
- a CDS encoding tetratricopeptide repeat protein: MKATSLVFALLFTLPCPLLAQQPEPTPTPAPVPTPAEPLDVERLKKIASVATWSKATQAYEAGMKSYDQAKGVDAIAKFTEALTHIDKYTDARMARGRTHFEMKNFEPALEDFTRVIAERPDDADGYFLRGRTLWNLKRPEEALRDFDTAIMKDLRTYHYHEARAMLLESMKRQEQALADYDMMVALRPLHPSNLDRRAKLLRELGKKEEADEDERLAEQIREAGF, from the coding sequence ATGAAAGCGACGTCTCTCGTCTTCGCCCTGCTTTTCACGCTGCCGTGTCCGCTTCTCGCCCAGCAGCCGGAGCCTACGCCAACGCCAGCACCGGTCCCAACTCCGGCCGAGCCGCTCGATGTGGAGCGGCTGAAGAAGATCGCGAGCGTGGCCACCTGGAGCAAGGCGACGCAGGCCTACGAGGCAGGAATGAAGTCCTACGATCAGGCGAAGGGCGTGGACGCGATCGCGAAGTTCACCGAGGCACTCACCCACATCGACAAGTACACCGATGCCCGCATGGCGCGCGGGCGCACCCACTTCGAGATGAAGAATTTCGAGCCCGCGCTGGAGGACTTCACCCGCGTGATCGCCGAGCGTCCGGATGATGCGGACGGCTACTTCCTGCGTGGCCGGACCCTCTGGAATCTCAAGCGGCCCGAGGAAGCGCTGCGGGATTTCGACACGGCGATCATGAAGGATCTCCGCACCTATCATTATCATGAGGCGCGCGCGATGCTGCTTGAGTCAATGAAGCGGCAGGAGCAGGCGCTGGCCGACTACGACATGATGGTGGCGCTGCGGCCCCTGCATCCATCGAATCTGGATCGCCGCGCGAAGCTGCTGCGCGAGCTTGGCAAGAAGGAGGAGGCCGACGAGGACGAGCGGCTGGCGGAGCAGATCCGCGAGGCGGGATTTTGA